Proteins encoded within one genomic window of Pantoea sp. CCBC3-3-1:
- a CDS encoding H-NS family nucleoid-associated regulatory protein, which produces MSDNENFESVRKILSNIRSVRVFARDTQFEQLLEMQEKLNTAIEERREEAEQEAKEREERERKRQELLQLIAGEGFSAEELLGVSEDAPKKRKNKLPKAPPKYQFEEDGEVKYWSGRGRAPKPIDTALKAGQKLEDFLIKKDHAGTEQA; this is translated from the coding sequence ATGAGTGATAATGAAAACTTTGAATCAGTTCGTAAGATTCTTTCAAATATCCGGTCGGTACGTGTTTTTGCGCGTGATACTCAGTTTGAGCAACTTTTAGAGATGCAGGAAAAGCTCAATACTGCTATTGAAGAGCGCCGTGAAGAAGCTGAGCAGGAAGCCAAAGAGCGCGAAGAGCGTGAAAGAAAACGTCAGGAACTGCTTCAGTTAATTGCAGGAGAAGGTTTCTCCGCTGAAGAACTGCTAGGAGTTAGCGAGGACGCACCGAAGAAACGCAAAAACAAACTTCCGAAAGCACCTCCAAAATATCAGTTTGAAGAAGATGGTGAAGTTAAGTATTGGTCTGGTCGCGGTCGTGCGCCTAAACCAATCGACACCGCTTTAAAAGCAGGTCAAAAGCTTGAGGACTTTCTTATCAAGAAAGACCATGCTGGCACAGAACAAGCGTAA